One part of the Anaeromyxobacter sp. Fw109-5 genome encodes these proteins:
- a CDS encoding DUF1540 domain-containing protein — translation MASAMPVISSCEVSSCFYNAGKMCHAPAINVGSEHAACDAFMSDGKGRHSARKDVGLVGACHIEECRFNDDMTCAAASIVVLGHGGHADCGTYQHR, via the coding sequence ATGGCATCGGCGATGCCGGTGATCTCGAGCTGCGAGGTGTCGAGCTGCTTCTACAACGCAGGGAAGATGTGCCACGCGCCGGCCATCAACGTCGGCAGCGAGCACGCCGCCTGCGACGCGTTCATGTCCGACGGGAAGGGGCGTCACAGCGCTCGCAAGGACGTGGGGCTGGTCGGCGCCTGCCACATCGAGGAGTGCCGCTTCAACGACGACATGACCTGCGCGGCCGCGTCCATCGTGGTGCTCGGCCACGGCGGCCACGCGGACTGCGGGACCTACCAGCACCGCTGA
- a CDS encoding universal stress protein: MVACERIWCAIDFSEESLLALVEAAELARWLGAELTILHVHAIAAEEVPPSPAAFAVAAVDLQRDLAVWRAEAELRAGAPARAELLLGDPAEEILRRAGQGGAELLVLGARGRSAMGHRRLGSVAARVAREARCPVLVVRPRVPAPEPDGALYAA; the protein is encoded by the coding sequence ATGGTCGCATGCGAACGAATCTGGTGCGCCATCGACTTCTCCGAGGAGTCGCTGCTCGCGCTCGTCGAGGCGGCGGAGCTCGCGCGCTGGCTGGGCGCCGAGCTCACGATCCTGCACGTTCACGCGATCGCGGCGGAGGAGGTCCCGCCTTCGCCGGCGGCGTTCGCCGTCGCGGCGGTGGACCTGCAGCGCGACCTCGCGGTGTGGCGAGCGGAGGCGGAGCTGCGGGCAGGCGCGCCGGCGCGCGCGGAGCTCCTCCTGGGCGACCCGGCGGAGGAGATCCTGAGGCGCGCGGGCCAGGGCGGGGCGGAGCTCCTCGTCCTGGGGGCGCGCGGCCGCAGCGCGATGGGACATCGCCGCCTCGGCTCGGTGGCGGCGCGCGTCGCGCGCGAGGCGAGGTGCCCCGTGCTCGTGGTCCGTCCGCGGGTGCCCGCGCCCGAGCCGGACGGCGCGCTCTACGCGGCCTGA
- a CDS encoding archaemetzincin produces the protein MIRVVTIDKIDPADMAFLTATLYRAFGLGTEHAGDRPMPQDAEEKDGRVDAVKFLQEVAPVRTFADDKVLYITAAPLALPPGPLGEPPCWGFAQYGGERAVISLSRLPARGVTEASIEIWRRRLAREAIHAIGHLWDLHHCYDAKCAMHPSWSPALPANPEMELDAFCREKSERRIRLAKT, from the coding sequence GTGATCCGCGTCGTCACGATCGACAAGATCGATCCCGCCGACATGGCGTTCCTCACGGCCACCCTGTACCGGGCGTTCGGCCTCGGGACCGAGCACGCGGGCGACCGCCCCATGCCCCAGGACGCCGAGGAGAAGGACGGCCGCGTCGACGCCGTGAAGTTCCTGCAGGAGGTCGCGCCCGTCCGCACCTTCGCGGACGACAAGGTGCTCTACATCACCGCCGCGCCGCTGGCGCTCCCGCCCGGACCGCTCGGTGAGCCGCCGTGCTGGGGCTTCGCCCAGTACGGCGGCGAGCGGGCGGTGATCAGCCTCTCGCGGCTCCCCGCGCGCGGCGTGACCGAGGCGTCGATCGAGATCTGGCGCCGCAGGCTCGCCCGCGAGGCGATCCACGCGATCGGCCACCTCTGGGACCTGCACCACTGCTACGACGCGAAGTGCGCGATGCACCCATCGTGGTCACCCGCGCTGCCCGCGAATCCCGAGATGGAGCTGGACGCGTTCTGCCGCGAGAAGAGCGAGCGCCGCATCCGGCTCGCCAAGACGTGA
- a CDS encoding dicarboxylate/amino acid:cation symporter, with protein MPSHRKMLVAVLAGASLGIAANALGTGSPWLDVAVKDVAQPLGQLFIRLLFMLVVPLLFSALVLGVSDLDLRQLGRLGARMFGYTAAVSAIAVLIGVTLVNVLGPGRGMPDAVREIARVAAPVKPASTPGGDTVATFVVGLVPDNPVKAAATGDLIGLIVFSLLFGIALALTDTAPARRLRETIQGLYDVTMKLIEGVLKLAPLGVGALLFVMTARLGVAVIRPVAAYVGVVVLGLALHTLVVYSLSVRFLGGMSPRAFFAGSRLAMVTAFSTASSSATLPTALRVAEESLRLPRHVARFVLTAGSAMNQNGSALFEGVTVLFLAQVYGVELSLGQQAIAVGIAVLAGIGTAGIPAASLPFIAMILGIVGVPVEGIGLILGVDRFLDMCRTTVNVTGDLAAAVFVARGEDALATAEAGPPPDQAA; from the coding sequence GTGCCCTCCCACCGCAAGATGCTCGTGGCCGTGCTCGCCGGCGCCAGTCTCGGGATCGCCGCGAACGCGCTCGGCACCGGGAGCCCCTGGCTCGACGTCGCGGTGAAGGACGTCGCGCAGCCGCTCGGCCAGCTCTTCATCCGGCTCCTCTTCATGCTGGTCGTGCCCCTCCTCTTCTCGGCGCTGGTGCTCGGCGTGTCCGATCTCGACCTGCGTCAGCTCGGGCGGCTCGGGGCGCGGATGTTCGGGTACACGGCCGCGGTCTCGGCCATCGCCGTGCTGATCGGCGTGACGCTCGTGAACGTGCTCGGGCCGGGGCGAGGGATGCCCGACGCTGTCCGGGAGATCGCCCGCGTCGCCGCGCCGGTGAAGCCCGCGTCGACCCCCGGCGGAGACACCGTCGCGACGTTCGTCGTGGGGCTCGTGCCCGACAACCCGGTGAAGGCTGCGGCCACGGGCGACCTCATCGGCCTCATCGTCTTCTCGCTCCTGTTCGGGATCGCGCTCGCGCTCACCGACACCGCGCCCGCGCGCCGGCTGCGCGAGACGATCCAGGGGCTGTACGACGTCACCATGAAGCTCATCGAGGGCGTGCTCAAGCTCGCGCCCCTCGGGGTCGGCGCCCTGCTCTTCGTCATGACGGCTCGGCTCGGGGTGGCGGTGATCCGGCCCGTCGCCGCGTACGTCGGCGTCGTCGTCCTCGGCCTCGCGCTCCACACGCTCGTGGTGTACTCGCTCTCGGTCCGCTTCCTCGGGGGGATGAGCCCCCGCGCGTTCTTCGCGGGCTCGCGGCTCGCGATGGTGACCGCGTTCTCGACGGCCTCGTCCTCGGCCACGCTGCCGACCGCGCTGCGCGTCGCGGAGGAGAGCCTGCGCCTGCCCCGCCACGTCGCGCGCTTCGTCCTCACCGCGGGCTCCGCGATGAACCAGAACGGCAGCGCGCTCTTCGAGGGCGTCACCGTGCTGTTCCTCGCGCAGGTCTACGGCGTGGAGCTCTCGCTCGGGCAGCAGGCCATCGCGGTGGGGATCGCCGTGCTCGCCGGGATCGGCACCGCCGGGATCCCGGCCGCGTCGCTGCCCTTCATCGCGATGATCCTGGGGATCGTCGGCGTTCCGGTCGAGGGGATCGGCCTCATCCTCGGCGTGGACCGCTTCCTCGACATGTGCCGGACCACCGTCAACGTCACGGGGGATCTGGCCGCCGCGGTGTTCGTCGCCCGCGGCGAGGACGCCCTGGCCACGGCGGAGGCCGGGCCCCCGCCGGATCAGGCCGCGTAG
- a CDS encoding Lon protease family protein, which yields MPIAPLSATSLRPAGLAPGMSFETTAELEDLEGPLGQARATEALRLAVSLGGEGYNAYVMGPPGAGKRTFVMRMLGRTALEAPTPSDWCYVNDFADPRRPGRIELAPGRGRQLRADLDRFGAGLRDVLPAAFESRDHRARVHVLEQELEEAREAPVNEVRRRAEARGVALLHGPIGFAFAPVKDGEIVGPDAFHTLPLEVQERLKRDIGELQNQLADVLRAMPDLERRHRERLKEVNGTLTARVADELLHELRRRYADASAVLAHLDAIRADLVERVHELLAAIEGTNEIPSALRKLLADTPFLRRYGANVMADHAERAGAPVVHEDLPSLSNLAGHVEHHAHLGTLVTDFSLVRPGALHRANGGYLVLDARKVLVQPFAWDALKRALRAREIRIDPPERLLGLMGTSTLEPQPIPLQTKVVLLGDRALYQLLSILDPEFPQLFKVEVDFDDELPRSPERDREFARFVATVARREGLPPFERAAVERMLREATRRAGDSTRISADAAAIHDLAREAAHVAQGQGRTAVTAPDVHAGVEAQERRAGRVRDLLDEELRRGTLLVETAGARVGQVNGLSVVTTGRRMFGRPSRITARVRLGRGEVVDIEREVELGGPLHSKGVLILSGFLGGRYCASTPLALGATLVFEQSYGGVEGDSASSAEAYALLSAISGVPLRQSLAVTGSVDQLGNVQAVGGVSEKVEGFFEVCRARGLRGDEGVLVPASNVPHLVLRDEVLAAIEDGQFRVYPVRTLDEGLELLSGVLAGAPDARGAFPPDTFNGRVAARLAELAAAARTFAQGDRDGASGHGHGHGRAR from the coding sequence ATGCCGATCGCCCCGCTGTCCGCGACGTCGCTCCGTCCTGCCGGGCTCGCCCCCGGGATGTCGTTCGAGACCACCGCCGAGCTCGAGGACCTCGAGGGTCCCCTCGGGCAGGCCCGCGCGACCGAGGCGCTCCGGCTCGCGGTGTCGCTGGGCGGCGAGGGCTACAACGCCTACGTGATGGGGCCGCCCGGCGCGGGCAAGCGCACGTTCGTGATGCGCATGCTCGGCCGCACCGCGCTCGAGGCGCCGACGCCGTCCGACTGGTGCTACGTGAACGACTTCGCCGATCCTCGCCGGCCGGGACGGATCGAGCTGGCGCCCGGGCGCGGGCGCCAGCTGCGCGCGGACCTGGACCGGTTCGGCGCCGGGCTCCGCGACGTCCTGCCGGCGGCGTTCGAGAGCCGCGACCACCGCGCCCGGGTGCACGTGCTCGAGCAGGAGCTGGAGGAGGCCCGCGAGGCCCCGGTGAACGAGGTGCGGCGGCGCGCCGAGGCGCGCGGGGTCGCGCTCCTGCACGGGCCCATCGGGTTCGCGTTCGCTCCGGTGAAGGACGGCGAGATCGTCGGGCCGGACGCGTTCCACACGCTGCCCCTGGAGGTGCAGGAACGGTTGAAGCGGGACATCGGCGAGCTGCAGAACCAGCTCGCCGACGTGCTGCGGGCCATGCCGGACCTCGAGCGGCGCCACCGGGAACGCCTGAAGGAGGTGAACGGCACGTTGACCGCCCGCGTCGCCGACGAGCTGCTCCACGAGCTGCGGCGGCGCTACGCGGACGCCTCCGCCGTCCTCGCGCACCTCGACGCGATCCGGGCGGACCTGGTCGAGCGGGTCCACGAGCTGCTCGCCGCCATCGAGGGCACCAACGAGATCCCGTCCGCGCTGCGCAAGCTCCTCGCCGACACCCCGTTCCTGCGCCGCTACGGGGCGAACGTGATGGCCGATCACGCCGAGCGCGCCGGCGCACCCGTCGTCCACGAGGACCTGCCGTCGCTCTCGAACCTCGCGGGACACGTGGAGCACCACGCGCACCTCGGCACGCTCGTGACCGACTTCAGCCTGGTCCGCCCGGGCGCCCTCCACCGCGCCAACGGCGGCTACCTCGTGCTCGACGCGCGCAAGGTCCTCGTCCAGCCCTTCGCGTGGGACGCGCTCAAGCGGGCCCTGCGCGCGCGGGAGATCCGGATCGACCCTCCGGAGCGGCTGCTCGGGCTGATGGGCACCTCGACGCTCGAGCCCCAGCCGATCCCCCTGCAGACGAAGGTCGTGCTCCTCGGTGACCGCGCGCTGTACCAGCTCCTGTCGATCCTCGATCCCGAGTTTCCGCAGCTCTTCAAGGTCGAGGTGGACTTCGACGACGAGCTCCCCCGCTCCCCGGAGCGCGACCGCGAGTTCGCGCGATTCGTCGCCACCGTCGCCCGCCGCGAGGGGCTGCCTCCCTTCGAGCGCGCCGCGGTCGAGCGGATGCTGCGCGAGGCCACCCGCCGCGCGGGGGACTCCACCCGCATCAGCGCCGACGCGGCGGCGATCCACGATCTCGCTCGCGAGGCGGCGCACGTGGCGCAGGGCCAGGGGCGCACCGCCGTGACCGCCCCCGACGTCCACGCCGGGGTGGAGGCGCAGGAGCGCCGCGCCGGACGGGTCCGGGATCTGCTCGACGAGGAGCTCCGCCGCGGGACCCTCCTCGTCGAGACCGCCGGCGCGCGCGTGGGTCAGGTGAACGGCCTGTCGGTCGTGACGACCGGCCGCCGGATGTTCGGCCGGCCGAGCCGGATCACCGCGCGCGTGCGCCTCGGGCGCGGCGAGGTGGTGGACATCGAGCGAGAGGTCGAGCTGGGCGGCCCCCTCCACTCGAAGGGCGTGCTCATCCTTTCCGGCTTCCTGGGCGGCCGATACTGCGCGTCCACGCCGCTCGCGCTCGGCGCCACGCTGGTGTTCGAGCAGTCCTACGGCGGCGTCGAGGGCGACAGCGCCTCGTCGGCGGAGGCGTACGCGCTGCTCTCCGCCATCTCCGGGGTGCCGCTGCGCCAGTCGCTCGCCGTGACCGGCTCGGTGGATCAGCTCGGGAACGTGCAGGCCGTGGGCGGGGTCAGCGAGAAGGTCGAGGGGTTCTTCGAGGTGTGCCGCGCGCGCGGCCTTCGCGGCGACGAGGGAGTGCTCGTGCCCGCCTCGAACGTGCCGCACCTCGTGCTGCGCGACGAGGTCCTCGCCGCGATCGAGGACGGCCAGTTCCGCGTCTACCCGGTGAGGACCCTCGACGAGGGGCTGGAGCTCCTCTCCGGTGTGCTCGCCGGAGCGCCCGACGCGAGGGGGGCGTTCCCGCCCGACACCTTCAACGGCCGCGTCGCGGCGCGCCTCGCCGAGCTCGCGGCCGCGGCCCGCACGTTCGCCCAGGGTGATCGCGACGGAGCGAGCGGCCACGGCCACGGTCACGGACGGGCCCGCTGA
- the queG gene encoding tRNA epoxyqueuosine(34) reductase QueG: MSQPLDAASVKDAARRCGFAACGIARAERLDPGPLDRMLAAGAEADMVWLRTQREERLDPSRLLPGARSVVALALGYDGAGAEPPAGAGEVARYARGRDYHAVMRGKLKGLVAELRARDPEVRTFASSDLAPVMEKAWAERAGLGWVGKNGCLITERYGSWVLLATVLLDRELEPDAPHPERCGSCDACLSACPTGAIPAPGLVDARRCISFWTIERRGAVPDELAGRLGRWVFGCDACQTVCPWNRHPDAAVDPGLAPRPEQTALGIDELLALTEEEYRRRFYGTALARARHDGLVRNALLAAGREGDPRRLEAVRAHLASPHEGVRAAARWALDELARRAGMRPA; encoded by the coding sequence GTGAGCCAGCCCCTCGACGCCGCCTCCGTGAAGGACGCCGCCCGCCGCTGCGGGTTCGCGGCCTGCGGCATCGCCCGCGCGGAGCGGCTCGACCCCGGCCCGCTCGACCGGATGCTCGCCGCCGGCGCCGAGGCCGACATGGTCTGGCTGCGGACGCAGCGGGAGGAGCGGCTCGATCCGTCGCGGCTCCTGCCCGGCGCCCGGAGCGTCGTCGCGCTCGCGCTCGGCTACGACGGCGCCGGCGCGGAGCCGCCCGCGGGGGCGGGCGAGGTCGCCCGCTACGCGCGAGGCCGCGACTACCACGCGGTGATGAGGGGGAAGCTGAAGGGGCTCGTCGCCGAGCTGCGGGCGCGCGACCCGGAGGTGCGCACGTTCGCGTCGAGCGACCTCGCGCCGGTGATGGAGAAGGCCTGGGCGGAGCGGGCCGGCCTCGGCTGGGTGGGCAAGAACGGCTGCCTCATCACGGAGCGCTACGGGAGCTGGGTGCTGCTCGCGACGGTGCTCCTCGATCGCGAGCTCGAGCCCGACGCCCCGCACCCGGAGCGCTGCGGCAGCTGCGACGCGTGCCTGTCGGCGTGCCCCACCGGCGCGATCCCGGCGCCCGGGCTCGTGGACGCGCGCCGCTGCATCTCGTTCTGGACCATCGAGCGCCGCGGCGCCGTCCCGGACGAGCTCGCCGGGCGGCTCGGGCGCTGGGTGTTCGGCTGCGACGCGTGCCAGACGGTCTGCCCCTGGAACCGCCACCCCGACGCCGCCGTCGACCCCGGCCTCGCGCCGAGGCCCGAGCAGACGGCGCTCGGCATCGACGAGCTCCTCGCGCTCACCGAGGAGGAGTACCGGCGCCGCTTCTACGGCACCGCGCTCGCCCGCGCGCGCCACGACGGCCTCGTGCGGAACGCGCTCCTCGCGGCGGGTCGCGAGGGGGATCCGCGCCGGCTCGAGGCGGTGCGCGCCCACCTCGCGAGCCCGCACGAGGGCGTCCGGGCGGCGGCACGCTGGGCGCTCGACGAGCTCGCCCGGCGGGCGGGGATGCGCCCGGCGTAG
- a CDS encoding DMT family transporter has translation MVHLVMLLHSAISAGTYLAAKRLLDELPPWEVALARFTLAGLVFGAILWRRRARIPRKDLLGLAVLGFVAVPLNQGFFLAGLALSTPGHAALLYALTPIFVFLIARLRLGERATALKVGGITVAFAGVLVVLGARGAVSLGGSSRMLAGDLLILLAVIAWAIFAVGGKVYAERHGAVVATAAAVVMGTLLYLPIGLALSDLDRFTRLTPLGWASLGYLVVLTSVVAYLLYYWALSRAQASRVAIWSNLQPVLTALLAWAAYGERLTGPFLAGGAMVLAGVLLTERG, from the coding sequence GTGGTCCACCTCGTGATGCTCCTCCACTCGGCCATCTCGGCCGGGACCTACCTCGCGGCGAAGCGCTTGCTCGACGAGCTGCCGCCGTGGGAGGTCGCGCTCGCGCGCTTCACGCTCGCGGGGCTCGTGTTCGGCGCGATCCTCTGGCGCAGGCGCGCGCGGATCCCTCGCAAGGATCTGCTCGGCCTCGCCGTGCTCGGCTTCGTGGCGGTGCCGCTCAACCAGGGCTTCTTCCTCGCCGGGCTCGCCCTCTCCACGCCCGGCCACGCCGCGCTCCTGTACGCGCTCACGCCCATCTTCGTGTTCCTCATCGCGCGCCTGCGGCTCGGTGAGCGCGCGACGGCGCTCAAGGTGGGCGGCATCACGGTCGCCTTCGCCGGCGTCCTCGTCGTGCTCGGCGCCCGCGGGGCGGTCTCGCTGGGCGGCTCGTCGCGGATGCTCGCCGGCGACCTGCTCATCCTGCTCGCCGTCATCGCCTGGGCGATCTTCGCGGTCGGAGGCAAGGTCTACGCCGAGCGCCACGGCGCCGTCGTCGCGACCGCCGCGGCGGTGGTGATGGGGACGCTGCTCTACCTGCCGATCGGGCTCGCGCTCTCCGACCTGGACCGCTTCACGCGCCTCACGCCGCTCGGCTGGGCGAGCCTCGGCTACCTCGTCGTGCTGACGAGCGTCGTGGCGTACCTGCTGTACTACTGGGCGCTGTCGCGGGCCCAGGCGAGCCGGGTCGCGATCTGGTCGAACCTGCAGCCGGTGCTCACCGCGCTCCTCGCCTGGGCGGCGTACGGCGAGCGGCTCACCGGACCGTTCCTCGCGGGCGGCGCGATGGTGCTCGCGGGCGTGCTCCTCACCGAGCGCGGCTGA
- a CDS encoding CarD family transcriptional regulator translates to MRGPPPRHPDEQREQLPAVEGVIADAAELRPGNRVVYPNQGVCEVVGVEEKDIAGQKLQLVRMRREEDGAAVLVPRNKVPSIGLRRVATGEQIEGVFHFLAAQFEDPELDWKVRHRDNADRLIAGGVLGVAEVVKGLHSLSRIRPLPAKEREQYDNARHLLVHEVAVSLGVPPALAEDYIDYALMPPAGVKFDLKPPPTPVLLPSRPKRRRPAAAEEEGIEDLGLGELGLGELELGEALEGVPEVGEAAEPGAEAEGAEGAPAEEGAEAAPEEAEAEEEAAAPARKARKAAAPRAEKREAKPASAKEPRKKPEKPEKAEKPEKPAKHARAEKKPAAKKAPAKKVEKPAKKPAAKPAAKRGGKKK, encoded by the coding sequence GTGAGAGGCCCGCCCCCCCGCCACCCCGACGAGCAGCGGGAGCAGCTCCCAGCCGTCGAGGGCGTGATCGCCGACGCCGCCGAGCTCCGGCCCGGGAACCGCGTCGTGTACCCGAACCAGGGCGTCTGCGAGGTCGTGGGCGTCGAGGAGAAGGACATCGCCGGGCAGAAGCTCCAGCTCGTGCGGATGCGGCGCGAGGAGGATGGCGCCGCGGTCCTCGTCCCCAGGAACAAGGTGCCGTCCATCGGGCTCCGCCGCGTCGCCACGGGCGAGCAGATCGAGGGCGTGTTCCACTTCCTCGCGGCGCAGTTCGAGGATCCCGAGCTCGACTGGAAGGTGCGCCACCGCGACAACGCCGATCGGCTCATCGCCGGTGGCGTGCTCGGCGTGGCGGAGGTCGTGAAGGGGCTCCACTCGCTCTCGCGCATCCGCCCCCTGCCCGCGAAGGAGCGCGAGCAGTACGACAACGCCCGCCACCTGCTCGTGCACGAGGTCGCCGTGTCCCTCGGCGTCCCGCCCGCGCTCGCGGAGGACTACATCGACTACGCGTTGATGCCGCCCGCCGGCGTCAAGTTCGACCTGAAGCCGCCGCCGACGCCGGTCCTCCTCCCCTCCCGACCGAAGCGCCGCCGGCCCGCTGCGGCCGAGGAGGAGGGCATCGAGGATCTCGGGCTCGGGGAGCTGGGCCTTGGTGAGCTCGAGCTCGGCGAGGCGCTCGAGGGCGTGCCCGAGGTCGGCGAGGCCGCGGAGCCGGGCGCGGAGGCAGAGGGCGCGGAGGGCGCACCGGCCGAGGAGGGCGCCGAGGCCGCGCCGGAGGAGGCGGAGGCCGAGGAGGAGGCGGCGGCCCCCGCGCGGAAGGCGCGCAAGGCAGCGGCTCCCCGGGCCGAGAAGCGCGAGGCGAAGCCCGCCTCCGCGAAGGAGCCGCGCAAGAAGCCCGAGAAGCCCGAGAAGGCCGAGAAGCCGGAGAAGCCGGCCAAGCACGCCAGGGCCGAGAAGAAGCCGGCCGCGAAGAAGGCGCCGGCGAAGAAGGTCGAGAAGCCGGCGAAGAAGCCGGCCGCGAAGCCCGCGGCGAAGCGCGGAGGAAAGAAGAAGTGA
- a CDS encoding hydrogenase maturation protease: MKILAFALGNAIRADDGVGLAVARGLDALVPDLEVVEVQELLPEHADAVAGVDGVLFLDTSVGGTPGDVRADRLVPRPARAAILHALMPEEILGLARAHFGHAPPAALVTIAGRDFAFGEALSPEVEAALPLAREKAREMAAQFRPA; this comes from the coding sequence GTGAAGATCCTCGCCTTCGCCCTGGGTAACGCCATCCGAGCCGACGACGGGGTCGGCCTCGCCGTCGCGCGCGGGCTCGACGCGCTCGTCCCGGACCTGGAGGTGGTCGAGGTCCAGGAGCTCCTGCCCGAGCACGCCGACGCGGTCGCGGGCGTGGACGGCGTGCTCTTCCTCGACACGTCGGTCGGGGGGACGCCCGGCGACGTCCGTGCCGACCGGCTGGTCCCACGGCCGGCCCGCGCGGCCATCCTGCACGCGCTGATGCCGGAGGAGATCCTCGGCCTGGCCCGGGCCCACTTCGGCCACGCCCCTCCCGCCGCCCTCGTCACCATCGCCGGGCGCGACTTCGCGTTCGGCGAGGCGCTCTCGCCCGAGGTGGAGGCGGCGCTGCCGCTCGCGCGCGAGAAGGCGCGGGAGATGGCGGCCCAGTTCCGCCCCGCGTAG
- a CDS encoding site-specific DNA-methyltransferase codes for MARRLDLHAWDGLPNTAEQGKGWALVQGDCIEALEALPPHSVDVAFADPPYMLSNGGTTCQSGRRTSVNKGQWDASRGVVEDHAFQTRWLTAVRRVLKPSGTLWVSGTQHVIFSIGFAMQELGYHLLNTITWYKPNASPNLACRFFTHSTEILLWASPMRTRPLGHRFNYKAMKAENGGKQMRDLWQIPAPEGDQVVWSVPTPGPREKVHGRHPTQKPLALLERVLASSAAAGDLVLDPFSGSGTTGVAAVKAGCRFLGLERDPAYVDLAARRMRAAQLDPE; via the coding sequence ATGGCTCGACGCCTCGATCTTCACGCGTGGGATGGGCTGCCGAACACGGCTGAGCAGGGGAAGGGATGGGCGCTCGTGCAGGGGGACTGCATCGAGGCGCTCGAGGCGCTGCCCCCTCACTCGGTGGACGTGGCCTTCGCCGATCCCCCGTACATGCTCTCGAACGGCGGCACCACCTGCCAGAGCGGCCGGCGCACCAGCGTGAACAAGGGGCAGTGGGACGCCTCCCGCGGCGTCGTCGAGGACCACGCGTTCCAGACGCGCTGGCTCACGGCGGTGCGGCGGGTGCTGAAGCCGAGCGGCACGCTGTGGGTGTCGGGCACGCAGCACGTGATCTTCTCGATCGGGTTCGCGATGCAGGAGCTCGGCTATCACCTGCTCAACACGATCACCTGGTACAAGCCGAACGCCTCGCCCAACCTGGCCTGCCGCTTCTTCACGCACTCCACCGAGATCCTCCTCTGGGCGAGCCCGATGAGGACGCGGCCGCTCGGTCACCGCTTCAACTACAAGGCGATGAAGGCGGAGAACGGCGGCAAGCAGATGCGGGATCTCTGGCAGATCCCGGCGCCGGAGGGCGACCAGGTCGTCTGGAGCGTGCCGACGCCCGGCCCGCGAGAGAAGGTCCACGGCCGTCACCCCACCCAGAAGCCGCTCGCGCTGCTCGAGCGCGTCCTCGCCTCGAGCGCGGCGGCCGGCGACCTGGTGCTGGATCCGTTCTCGGGCTCGGGCACCACCGGCGTCGCAGCGGTCAAGGCAGGATGCCGCTTCCTGGGCCTCGAGCGGGACCCGGCCTACGTCGATCTGGCGGCCAGGCGCATGCGCGCCGCCCAGCTCGACCCGGAATGA
- a CDS encoding CDP-alcohol phosphatidyltransferase family protein, translating into MTPSAAEALAPLLGLVAFLLSTLVYYSIKAAIFGRKREAYIENRQRSILAKLFQEWWIWLWTPVERFCLRLRLSPDAITTAATFVVAVSAVLIASGHFSSGGWVFLAGSSFDFIDGRVARATGRVSRAGAFLDSTLDRVGELFVFGGLAVAYRQSWVLFAALLAAGAATLVSYARARGEAVNAGDTVKIGGMQRPERIVLTGIPCALSPISDLLFGAGAGRNVVAGALTVLAVLTTLTAIRRTWSIYHALRLQDPTPAQPPFRLADVFGLESARSKKKAAR; encoded by the coding sequence GTGACACCTTCTGCGGCAGAGGCGCTCGCTCCACTGCTGGGCCTCGTCGCGTTCCTCCTCTCGACGCTGGTCTACTACTCGATCAAGGCCGCGATCTTCGGGCGCAAGCGCGAGGCCTACATCGAGAATCGCCAGCGGTCGATCCTCGCCAAGCTGTTCCAGGAATGGTGGATCTGGCTCTGGACGCCGGTCGAGCGGTTCTGCCTGCGGCTGAGGCTCTCCCCCGACGCCATCACGACCGCGGCGACCTTCGTCGTGGCGGTCTCGGCCGTGCTCATCGCCTCCGGCCACTTCTCCAGCGGCGGCTGGGTGTTCCTGGCGGGCTCGAGCTTCGACTTCATCGACGGACGCGTGGCGCGCGCCACCGGCCGGGTGAGCCGGGCCGGAGCGTTCCTCGACTCGACGCTCGACCGCGTCGGTGAGCTGTTCGTGTTCGGCGGGCTCGCCGTCGCGTACCGGCAGTCGTGGGTGCTCTTCGCCGCGCTCCTCGCGGCGGGGGCTGCGACCCTCGTCTCCTACGCGCGCGCCCGCGGCGAGGCGGTGAACGCCGGCGACACCGTCAAGATCGGGGGCATGCAGCGGCCGGAGCGGATCGTCCTCACCGGCATCCCCTGCGCGCTCTCCCCGATCTCCGACCTCCTGTTCGGCGCGGGCGCGGGCCGCAACGTGGTCGCGGGCGCCCTCACGGTGCTCGCGGTGCTCACCACGCTGACCGCGATCCGCCGGACCTGGTCCATCTACCACGCGCTGCGCCTGCAGGACCCGACGCCCGCCCAGCCCCCCTTCCGCCTCGCCGACGTGTTCGGGCTCGAGAGCGCGCGCAGCAAGAAGAAGGCGGCGCGGTAG
- a CDS encoding universal stress protein: protein MSEWKKICCAVDFSDPSRLALEEAVEQARRTGAEVTLLHVHVPPPPQPSDVIASPAEIALMAADEMERSLAGWREDAEQRLGRSVSATAVVGDPASEIVRWAEGHGPDLLVLGTHGRRGLRRFVLGSVAERVLREAPCPVLVARARRRDDAREVAAEAAQHT, encoded by the coding sequence ATGAGCGAGTGGAAGAAGATCTGCTGCGCGGTGGACTTCTCGGATCCGTCGAGGCTCGCGCTGGAGGAGGCGGTGGAGCAGGCGCGGCGCACCGGCGCCGAGGTGACCCTGCTGCACGTGCACGTCCCGCCGCCCCCCCAGCCGTCCGACGTGATCGCCTCGCCCGCCGAGATCGCGCTGATGGCGGCCGACGAGATGGAGCGCAGCCTCGCCGGCTGGCGCGAGGACGCGGAGCAGCGGCTCGGACGCTCCGTGAGCGCGACGGCGGTGGTCGGGGATCCGGCCTCCGAGATCGTCCGCTGGGCGGAAGGCCACGGGCCGGATCTCCTCGTGCTCGGCACTCACGGGCGCCGGGGCCTCCGGCGGTTCGTCCTGGGCTCGGTCGCGGAGCGCGTGCTCCGCGAGGCCCCCTGTCCCGTACTCGTCGCGCGGGCGCGCAGGCGCGACGACGCGCGGGAGGTCGCCGCGGAGGCGGCGCAGCACACGTAG